A genome region from Desulfonatronovibrio magnus includes the following:
- a CDS encoding type IV pilin protein translates to MTKTKTGFTLIEVLIVVALLGILASIAIPAFTNHITKARRADAQVALLEAAQKMERFFTNNNTYVGATIGDGANDLIHETSERGYYLLSFPERPDNEDNPWARGFIVRADAQNEQAGDSDCQFFTIDHLGRRSSGPSSNCW, encoded by the coding sequence ATGACTAAAACAAAGACGGGATTCACTTTGATTGAAGTTTTGATAGTAGTTGCACTGCTTGGAATCTTGGCATCCATTGCTATACCAGCTTTCACAAACCATATTACAAAGGCACGAAGAGCAGACGCACAAGTAGCACTACTGGAAGCCGCCCAAAAAATGGAGCGCTTTTTTACCAACAACAATACTTATGTCGGGGCAACTATTGGTGATGGTGCCAATGACTTGATACATGAGACCTCTGAAAGAGGTTACTACTTACTTAGCTTTCCGGAACGTCCAGATAATGAAGACAACCCCTGGGCAAGGGGTTTTATCGTAAGGGCTGATGCCCAGAATGAGCAGGCAGGCGATTCTGATTGTCAATTCTTCACAATCGATCATTTGGGGAGAAGATCCTCCGGTCCGTCCTCCAACTGCTGGTGA
- a CDS encoding pilus assembly protein → MKEYLLKEKLSPRMFSLLIIFILLILYFANIAIAMNISQVPLLVRQSVTPQVMLTMSNDHQLYFEAYPDYADLTGDGAAERTYNHDINYYGYFDSYKCYNYDNSKGLFVPESKTSDKYCNDNWSGNFLNYISMARIDIIRKILYGGYRSLDAPDETVLERTYLPNDAHSWVRYYDGDDINKLTPFSLPSATETTSSTSLSVPAGSRNDSGDRKTFSTGWNSAEDAQVGDQVIIRSQGSPDTVWMEGVIISFSTGSGEISVQVTNSSGIDNNSYNDWKIINESRQGISFCNTTVSSTTWSQNVTDPPLIRVASGNYSLWTANERWQCRWSDEKDRTGHNEMRVGGINFSNGNAYSFTGIPANSDNPDKSDVGLGINDYNARVEVCVDGLIGAERCKQYPDGNYKPIGLLQHYGDDGRLHFGLLTGSYSRNKSGGVLRKNTSKLEDEVNISTDGTFKEAAQGSIIGSLNLMRIYGYSHNDGTYESSSGDHCPFGLKTFTDGRCTNWGNPMSEMFLETLRYFSSTNEPYPDFKVSGDDKIPDLTSADWDDPLCTETWCAPLSIIAINASIPSYDHDQFGGLSDIGASSISQLTDVVGQGEGIHNQSWFVGEFGTGTNDRLCTPKSIANLGQTQGLCPEAPSQQGTFHIAGLSHYAYTQSLRSDLVDSQGNTVDIQAKTYAVEMAPAVPTINIPLPNQTETAVQILPACENIDDNGRCGLVDFKIVDQDIAAGTGKFLINWEAAEWGGDYDMDMNGILSYQISSAEITVTTEVFAQSSTRELAFGYIISGTTQDGYHAHSGINGYSYTDPTGVLSCNNCNMGDPATAVTYDLGSSTGDLLQTPLYYAAKWGGYNKKKSFPSDQSSWDSQGDGLPDNYYFAIDPAKLAQDLEDVFIDVVETTGSAASVVANSSRIDSDTYIYQARFKTDDWSGELIAYPIRMDGSIDEPEWEAGSLISYPGRKIYTYNPEAQDQGIEFLWSELNEDQKIAIGSSDVLDYIRGNQSYEEQNNGTFRNRNSLLGDIVNSNPAFVRTANFGYNIESIPEGFTEDEHIEGAYNQFLSSVRDRTPMIYVGANDGMLHAFRASDGHEMFAFIPNEVIPNLLELTDPGYSHLYFVDGPPRVGDAYIEVNPSIGKQWRTVLVGSTGAGGKSVFALDITDPDDFSEQNVLWEFAHEDLGYTIGQPTIARLKTNHWVAIFGNGYNSKDGSAKLFILDLESGEKLKKIETSAGDLNNPNGLSSPIPVDKDNDRITDYVYAGDLHGNMWRFDFTGNNINNWKVDFNGDPLYTALNQDGQPQPITARPSVGRHPDGGVMVYFGTGKFFETGDNILNIDQHSTFYALRDTGSSITSVDRNDEKGNLQEQAIIAELFESDLGVSLRMSTNEDVNYTDDSDENENPIRHGWYMDLISPVYGKQGEMVVHSAIIQKGRLIFVTMIPSDIPCDFGGSSWLMELDALTGARLDYPPFDLNSDRMFTVEDMLTVTINNIEMTIPPSAIKPNGGGGILTPPTIIDTPIFEIKYLSSSSGDVETIVNNPGDAASAGRQSWRQLR, encoded by the coding sequence ATGAAAGAATATCTATTGAAAGAAAAACTATCCCCAAGAATGTTTTCCTTACTCATAATCTTCATTCTTTTGATCCTATATTTTGCAAACATTGCAATTGCTATGAATATTTCCCAGGTCCCACTCCTTGTCAGACAATCAGTCACACCCCAAGTCATGTTGACCATGTCTAATGACCATCAGCTATATTTTGAGGCTTACCCTGATTATGCAGACCTCACAGGCGATGGAGCAGCAGAACGAACTTACAACCATGATATAAATTACTACGGCTATTTTGATTCTTACAAATGCTATAACTATGATAACAGCAAAGGCCTTTTTGTTCCTGAGTCTAAAACCTCTGATAAGTATTGCAATGATAACTGGAGCGGCAATTTTCTTAATTATATTTCCATGGCCAGAATCGATATCATTCGCAAAATTCTATATGGCGGATACAGATCACTTGATGCACCGGATGAAACTGTGCTTGAGCGGACCTACCTTCCCAATGACGCCCACAGTTGGGTACGGTACTATGATGGAGATGATATAAACAAACTCACCCCTTTTTCTTTGCCTTCTGCAACTGAAACAACGAGTAGCACTTCACTGTCAGTTCCTGCTGGTTCTCGTAATGACAGCGGAGATCGGAAAACATTCAGCACGGGATGGAATTCAGCAGAAGATGCTCAAGTCGGAGATCAGGTAATCATAAGAAGTCAAGGTTCACCGGACACTGTTTGGATGGAAGGCGTTATTATATCTTTCAGTACTGGCAGTGGAGAGATTAGTGTTCAGGTAACCAATAGCAGTGGGATAGACAATAACTCATATAATGACTGGAAAATCATAAACGAGTCCCGGCAAGGAATAAGCTTCTGTAATACTACGGTATCGAGCACCACATGGTCTCAAAATGTCACCGATCCTCCGCTCATTCGTGTGGCCAGCGGAAACTACAGTCTCTGGACAGCCAATGAACGCTGGCAATGTCGCTGGAGCGACGAAAAGGATCGTACCGGACACAATGAAATGCGGGTTGGAGGTATAAATTTCAGCAATGGAAATGCTTATAGCTTTACCGGGATTCCTGCAAACTCTGATAATCCTGATAAGAGTGATGTTGGCTTAGGCATAAATGACTATAATGCAAGGGTTGAAGTCTGTGTAGATGGTTTAATTGGCGCAGAGCGCTGCAAGCAATACCCCGATGGAAACTACAAACCCATTGGCTTGCTCCAGCATTACGGGGATGACGGTAGATTGCACTTTGGACTTTTGACTGGCAGCTATTCCAGAAACAAGTCTGGTGGTGTTCTAAGAAAAAATACTTCCAAATTAGAAGATGAAGTAAATATCTCGACTGATGGCACTTTCAAAGAAGCAGCTCAAGGAAGTATCATTGGATCGCTTAATCTGATGCGCATTTATGGATATAGCCATAATGATGGAACTTATGAATCAAGCTCAGGCGACCACTGCCCTTTTGGTCTGAAAACCTTCACAGACGGCAGATGTACAAACTGGGGCAATCCCATGTCTGAAATGTTTCTTGAAACTCTACGTTACTTTTCCAGTACTAATGAGCCCTACCCTGATTTCAAAGTGTCAGGTGATGACAAAATACCTGATTTAACAAGTGCTGACTGGGATGATCCTCTATGTACAGAAACTTGGTGTGCCCCTCTTAGCATCATTGCCATAAATGCCAGTATACCATCTTATGATCATGATCAGTTTGGCGGCTTGAGCGATATTGGTGCAAGCTCCATAAGTCAACTCACAGATGTTGTGGGACAGGGGGAAGGGATTCACAACCAATCGTGGTTTGTAGGTGAATTTGGAACCGGCACAAACGACCGACTTTGTACTCCAAAAAGCATTGCCAACCTTGGACAAACTCAGGGTCTATGCCCTGAGGCACCAAGCCAGCAGGGCACTTTTCATATTGCAGGGCTTTCTCATTATGCATATACGCAAAGCCTGAGGTCCGATTTGGTCGATTCCCAAGGGAATACTGTTGATATTCAGGCCAAAACCTATGCTGTAGAAATGGCTCCAGCTGTACCAACCATCAACATTCCTCTTCCAAACCAGACCGAAACTGCAGTCCAGATTCTTCCTGCCTGCGAAAACATCGATGATAATGGCAGATGCGGCCTTGTAGACTTTAAGATAGTTGATCAGGATATTGCTGCCGGGACTGGTAAGTTTCTGATTAACTGGGAAGCAGCTGAATGGGGTGGTGATTATGATATGGATATGAACGGAATTTTGTCCTACCAAATTTCCAGCGCTGAAATTACCGTAACCACTGAGGTCTTTGCTCAATCATCTACCAGAGAATTAGCTTTTGGATATATTATAAGCGGCACCACGCAGGATGGATACCACGCCCACTCCGGCATTAATGGCTACAGTTATACGGATCCAACAGGCGTTCTTTCCTGCAACAACTGTAATATGGGAGATCCTGCAACTGCTGTTACCTATGATCTCGGGTCATCTACAGGTGATCTTTTGCAGACACCTCTTTATTATGCCGCCAAATGGGGCGGATACAACAAAAAGAAAAGCTTTCCTTCTGATCAATCTTCCTGGGATTCCCAAGGTGACGGCTTGCCTGATAACTACTACTTTGCCATTGATCCAGCTAAATTAGCTCAGGACCTGGAAGATGTATTCATTGATGTTGTTGAAACAACCGGATCTGCTGCATCAGTTGTGGCCAACTCATCCAGGATTGATTCAGACACATACATTTATCAGGCGAGGTTTAAAACTGATGATTGGTCAGGAGAGTTAATTGCTTATCCTATTCGTATGGATGGCAGTATTGATGAACCTGAGTGGGAAGCTGGCAGCTTGATCTCATACCCTGGTAGAAAAATATATACGTATAACCCAGAAGCTCAAGATCAAGGCATTGAGTTTCTATGGTCAGAACTAAATGAAGATCAAAAAATCGCCATTGGCAGTAGTGATGTATTAGACTATATTCGTGGAAATCAAAGCTATGAAGAGCAGAATAACGGCACTTTTCGGAACAGAAATTCTCTGTTAGGAGACATTGTAAATTCGAACCCTGCATTTGTCAGGACAGCTAACTTCGGTTATAATATTGAGTCTATTCCTGAAGGTTTTACTGAAGATGAACATATAGAAGGTGCATATAATCAGTTTCTAAGCAGCGTTAGAGACAGGACCCCCATGATATATGTTGGTGCCAATGATGGAATGCTACATGCTTTCAGGGCATCGGATGGTCATGAAATGTTTGCATTTATCCCCAATGAAGTAATTCCCAACCTTTTGGAATTGACCGATCCAGGCTATAGTCACTTATATTTTGTTGATGGCCCGCCCAGAGTGGGAGATGCATATATTGAAGTAAACCCTAGCATAGGCAAGCAGTGGCGAACAGTACTTGTAGGCTCAACCGGGGCTGGTGGTAAGTCTGTTTTTGCTTTGGATATAACAGATCCGGATGATTTTTCTGAACAAAATGTGCTTTGGGAGTTCGCGCATGAAGACTTGGGATACACAATTGGGCAGCCAACCATTGCAAGATTGAAAACAAATCATTGGGTTGCCATTTTCGGTAATGGATATAACAGTAAAGATGGATCTGCAAAACTTTTCATATTAGACCTTGAAAGCGGAGAAAAGCTCAAAAAAATTGAAACTTCTGCAGGAGATCTAAATAATCCAAACGGGCTGTCATCTCCAATTCCTGTAGATAAAGATAACGATCGAATTACAGATTATGTTTATGCCGGGGATCTGCACGGAAATATGTGGAGATTTGACTTTACAGGTAATAATATTAATAACTGGAAAGTAGATTTCAATGGTGATCCTCTATATACTGCTCTTAATCAAGACGGGCAGCCTCAACCTATTACAGCAAGACCATCTGTAGGAAGGCACCCGGATGGGGGGGTAATGGTTTATTTTGGTACAGGAAAATTTTTTGAAACTGGCGACAATATTTTAAATATTGATCAACATTCAACCTTTTACGCTCTGCGTGACACTGGCAGTTCCATAACAAGTGTTGACCGAAATGATGAAAAAGGAAATCTCCAGGAACAAGCAATAATTGCTGAGTTATTTGAAAGCGATTTAGGTGTTTCTCTGCGAATGAGCACTAATGAAGACGTAAACTACACAGATGACTCCGATGAAAATGAAAACCCTATAAGACATGGTTGGTACATGGATTTAATTTCCCCTGTTTACGGTAAACAAGGTGAGATGGTTGTTCACTCTGCCATTATACAAAAGGGGCGTTTAATTTTCGTTACTATGATTCCTTCAGATATCCCTTGTGATTTTGGTGGCTCAAGCTGGCTTATGGAGCTTGACGCCCTGACCGGTGCCAGACTTGACTACCCTCCTTTTGATTTAAACTCAGACAGAATGTTTACTGTTGAAGATATGCTAACTGTCACCATTAACAATATTGAAATGACAATTCCCCCCAGCGCAATAAAACCAAATGGTGGTGGGGGTATACTCACACCCCCAACAATAATTGATACACCCATCTTTGAAATAAAATACTTAAGCAGCTCAAGCGGGGATGTTGAAACTATAGTCAATAACCCCGGAGATGCAGCATCAGCAGGACGACAATCTTGGCGACAACTCAGATAA
- a CDS encoding pilus assembly PilX family protein has translation MNKFDINLSVSEKNSECGTVLVIGIIILMVLTLLSVVSMRVTTLEERMASGLRDRDLAFQAAEAALREGESLLEVVSLPEFDNSNGLFQPDPELWQIDNAVWNTDARIFTTSLQGLSAKPHYIIEELPPVPGETDSLAADEPIPDTGMYRITAKASGGRKSTVIILQTTYKR, from the coding sequence ATGAATAAATTCGACATAAATTTATCAGTATCTGAAAAAAACTCTGAATGCGGAACTGTCTTAGTTATCGGCATCATTATCTTAATGGTGCTTACTCTTTTGTCCGTTGTATCCATGAGGGTTACAACCCTTGAAGAAAGAATGGCAAGCGGATTAAGAGATCGTGACCTGGCTTTCCAGGCTGCAGAAGCAGCGCTGCGTGAAGGAGAGAGCCTTCTTGAGGTTGTCTCCTTGCCAGAGTTTGACAACTCTAACGGATTATTTCAGCCTGATCCTGAATTATGGCAAATTGATAATGCTGTATGGAATACTGATGCGCGTATTTTTACAACAAGCCTCCAAGGTCTCTCTGCTAAGCCTCACTATATAATTGAGGAACTCCCTCCAGTACCTGGTGAAACTGATAGTCTTGCAGCAGATGAACCTATACCGGATACTGGGATGTATAGAATTACAGCAAAAGCATCCGGTGGTCGAAAAAGCACTGTAATAATATTACAAACAACTTATAAAAGGTAA
- a CDS encoding PilW family protein, whose amino-acid sequence MLKFVGYNKTFQAGLTIIELLVGMVISLVIITGVYQVFTTSTANYRMQEGLSRIQENGRFALDILSFNIRQAGYRGCASHGPLTNTLKNPDEWSYKFDASGIEGFNNVGSSVSDLGGIPTVPNSDVIVVRTLIGDSVKITKNNNSAQLFASVTSQEEKACSDGTDRVSGICQGDILLVSDCEKSRVFQAGNIQVASGSLNITHPASGDPGNAISSWGGANAPASERFGPGAEIMKYSTIVYYIRYNPAGTPSLYRRVGTDNSEELVEGVETMQIMYGVDNDNDRNIDEYITADQVNDWSDVYSVRIALLMRSPNPIRTTDNNSATKYQVLDEEFGPFNDENIRRIVTTTVGLRNRLP is encoded by the coding sequence ATGCTCAAATTTGTTGGATACAATAAAACTTTCCAAGCAGGACTCACTATTATTGAACTGCTTGTTGGGATGGTAATAAGTTTGGTAATTATTACAGGTGTATATCAAGTCTTCACTACATCAACAGCAAATTACAGGATGCAGGAAGGACTTTCCCGCATTCAAGAAAATGGAAGATTTGCCCTGGATATTCTTTCTTTCAATATAAGACAGGCAGGCTATCGAGGCTGTGCTTCCCATGGACCTCTTACCAATACTTTAAAAAACCCAGATGAGTGGAGCTATAAATTCGATGCCTCAGGCATTGAAGGATTCAATAATGTTGGATCTTCTGTAAGTGACCTTGGCGGCATTCCGACAGTACCCAATTCTGATGTCATTGTTGTAAGAACCCTCATTGGCGACAGTGTTAAAATTACTAAAAACAATAATTCTGCTCAGCTTTTTGCCAGTGTAACTTCTCAGGAAGAAAAAGCCTGCTCTGATGGAACAGATCGAGTGAGCGGCATTTGTCAAGGTGATATATTGCTTGTTTCTGACTGTGAGAAATCGAGAGTTTTTCAGGCAGGGAATATTCAAGTTGCTTCTGGTTCGCTAAATATCACCCATCCCGCAAGCGGAGATCCGGGCAATGCCATTTCATCATGGGGAGGAGCCAATGCTCCTGCAAGCGAACGATTTGGTCCTGGTGCAGAAATAATGAAATACTCAACTATCGTATACTATATTCGTTACAATCCTGCAGGCACTCCATCACTTTATCGCAGGGTTGGAACAGATAACTCTGAAGAGCTTGTTGAAGGAGTGGAAACGATGCAAATTATGTATGGAGTTGATAATGATAACGATCGAAATATTGATGAATATATTACAGCAGATCAGGTAAACGACTGGTCTGATGTTTACAGCGTAAGAATAGCTCTACTTATGAGATCGCCTAATCCTATTCGTACTACAGACAACAATTCAGCTACCAAGTACCAAGTTCTTGATGAGGAATTCGGACCATTCAATGATGAAAACATCAGAAGAATAGTCACAACCACTGTTGGCTTAAGGAATAGATTGCCTTAA
- the pilV gene encoding type IV pilus modification protein PilV has protein sequence MMPNQKANRNYGFSLVEILISLAILAIGLLAIAGLQITSLRSNNSAYLYSQATFASYDIMDRMRANRNHALAEFYNLELDFLENDDIINITENFLNNPEIPQVIYDDILYWITNLSNNLPQLRKVSIGLNADIATVVIKWNESRSEIEEEQDLTEFRTQSQL, from the coding sequence ATGATGCCTAATCAAAAAGCAAATCGAAATTATGGTTTTTCCCTTGTGGAGATCCTTATCTCACTTGCAATTCTGGCAATTGGACTATTGGCAATTGCAGGTTTGCAAATAACAAGCTTAAGAAGCAATAATAGTGCATATCTATATTCACAAGCTACTTTTGCTTCATATGACATTATGGATAGAATGAGAGCTAATAGAAACCATGCACTGGCAGAATTTTACAACCTTGAGCTAGATTTTTTAGAAAACGATGATATTATCAATATCACAGAAAATTTTCTTAATAATCCTGAAATCCCTCAAGTTATCTATGATGATATACTGTATTGGATAACCAATCTTTCAAATAACCTACCACAACTAAGAAAAGTGTCTATTGGCCTGAATGCAGATATTGCCACTGTTGTTATAAAATGGAACGAGTCAAGATCAGAAATTGAAGAAGAACAAGATTTGACAGAATTCAGAACACAATCTCAATTATAA
- a CDS encoding GspH/FimT family protein: MAILLIYLQQLLNQTGSKSKHISFNKGFMINLKSHKIICQQFPIKETGLTIIEMVIAIAIISIIASVGIPRLQGMFHSNRVAALANEFIGNLNLARSEAVRRSERVVLCVSVDGQTCATEGSWDQGWIIFVDPKANNTVEQDDQLLRIRGPLDNNVKMVGNTNVQRSITFLANGAVAGIGTGTITLCSHKQGIELRLIRTGRMRSERTTCS, from the coding sequence ATGGCTATCTTACTCATTTATTTACAACAGCTATTAAATCAAACAGGTAGCAAATCAAAGCATATATCTTTCAATAAAGGTTTTATGATAAACTTAAAATCACATAAAATAATTTGCCAGCAATTTCCTATAAAGGAGACAGGCCTCACCATTATTGAAATGGTAATAGCAATAGCTATTATATCTATTATTGCTTCCGTTGGAATTCCGCGTTTACAAGGAATGTTTCATTCAAACAGGGTTGCCGCGCTTGCCAATGAATTTATAGGTAATCTTAACCTTGCTCGTAGCGAGGCTGTAAGAAGAAGCGAGAGGGTTGTGCTATGCGTAAGTGTTGACGGACAAACCTGCGCTACAGAGGGTTCCTGGGATCAAGGATGGATTATTTTTGTAGACCCTAAAGCAAACAATACTGTTGAGCAGGACGATCAACTTCTTCGCATTCGTGGTCCTCTTGACAACAATGTAAAAATGGTGGGCAACACAAACGTTCAAAGAAGTATTACCTTTTTAGCAAACGGAGCTGTGGCTGGTATTGGTACAGGAACTATTACTTTATGTAGTCATAAACAAGGTATAGAATTAAGGTTAATCAGAACAGGTCGTATGCGATCTGAAAGAACTACCTGCTCGTGA